In Citrus sinensis cultivar Valencia sweet orange chromosome 4, DVS_A1.0, whole genome shotgun sequence, one DNA window encodes the following:
- the LOC102611591 gene encoding peptidyl-prolyl cis-trans isomerase FKBP42 isoform X1, giving the protein MEEVDEEPKSQAPGEVGESEIVTEDAAFVRGEPPQDGDGPPKVDSEVEVLHDKVTKQIIKEGHGQKPSKYSTCFLHYRAWAESTRHKFDDTWLEQQPLEMVLGKEKKEMTGLAIGVSSMKAGEHALLHVGWELGYGKEGSFSFPNVPPMADLVYEVVLIGFDETKEGKARGDMTVEERIGAADRRKMDGNALFKEEKLEEAMQQYEMAIAYMGDDFMFQLFGKYRDMALAVKNPCHLNMAACLLKLKRYEEAIGQCSLVLGEDENNVKALFRRGKARAELGQTDAAREDFLKAGKFAPEDKSIARELRLLAEHEKAVYKKQKEIYKGIFGPRPEPEQKKNWLIIFWQLLVSLVLGLFKRKRVKAE; this is encoded by the exons ATGGAGGAAGTCGACGAGGAGCCGAAAAGTCAAGCACCTG GGGAAGTTGGTGAAAGCGAAATAGTTACTGAGGATGCTGCATTCGTGCGCGGTGAGCCTCCTCAAGATGGCGATGGGCCTCCAAAAGTAGATTCAGAAGTAGAAGTTCTTCATGACAAAGTTACGAAGCAGATCATTAAGGAAGGTCATGGCCAAAAGCCCTCCAAATATTCAACATGCTTCT TGCACTACAGGGCATGGGCGGAAAGCACCCGGCACAAGTTTGATGATACATGGCTTGAACAACAACCACTTGAAATGGTTTTAGGAAAAG AGAAAAAAGAGATGACTGGCTTGGCTATTGGGGTGTCCAGCATGAAGGCTGGTGAACATGCACTGTTACATGTGGGCTGGGAATTGGGTTATGGAAAAGAAGGAAGCTTTTCTTTCCCAAATGTGCCTCCCATGGCAGACTTAGTATATGAGGTTGTGCTCATTGGCTTTGATGAAACCAAAGAA GGGAAAGCTCGTGGTGACATGACTGTCGAAGAAAGGATTGGTGCAGCAGACCGAAGAAAGATGGATGGAAATGCCTTATTTAAGGAGGAAAAACTGGAAGAGGCCATGCAACAGTATGAAATG GCCATAGCTTATATGGGCGACGACTTCATGTTCCAGTTGTTTGGGAAGTACCGGGATATGGCTTTGGCTGTTAAGAATCCATGCCATCTTAACATGGCAGCATGTCTATTAAAGCTCAAACGTTATGAAGAAGCCATCGGGCAATGCAGCCTT GTATTGGGAGAGGATGAAAATAATGTGAAGGCCCTTTTCAGACGAGGAAAGGCCAGAGCAGAACTTGGGCAAACAGATGCTGCCCGGGAAGACTTTCTAAAGGCAGGTAAATTTGCACCTGAAGACAAATCAATTGCACGGGAGCTTCGTTTGCTCGCTGAACATGAAAAAGCTGTATACAAGAAGCAAAAGGAGATCTATAAAGGAATTTTTGGACCAAGGCCAGAGCCtgaacagaaaaaaaattggttaatTATCTTTTGGCAATTGCTGGTATCATTAGTCCTCGGACTCTTCAAACGCAAGAGAGTGAAAGCTGAATGA
- the LOC102611591 gene encoding peptidyl-prolyl cis-trans isomerase FKBP42 isoform X2, which yields MEEVDEEPKSQAPGEVGESEIVTEDAAFVRGEPPQDGDGPPKVDSEVEVLHDKVTKQIIKEGHGQKPSKYSTCFLHYRAWAESTRHKFDDTWLEQQPLEMVLGKEKKEMTGLAIGVSSMKAGEHALLHVGWELGYGKEGSFSFPNVPPMADLVYEVVLIGFDETKEGKARGDMTVEERIGAADRRKMDGNALFKEEKLEEAMQQYEMAIAYMGDDFMFQLFGKYRDMALAVKNPCHLNMAACLLKLKRYEEAIGQCSLLIRLHHIELSRK from the exons ATGGAGGAAGTCGACGAGGAGCCGAAAAGTCAAGCACCTG GGGAAGTTGGTGAAAGCGAAATAGTTACTGAGGATGCTGCATTCGTGCGCGGTGAGCCTCCTCAAGATGGCGATGGGCCTCCAAAAGTAGATTCAGAAGTAGAAGTTCTTCATGACAAAGTTACGAAGCAGATCATTAAGGAAGGTCATGGCCAAAAGCCCTCCAAATATTCAACATGCTTCT TGCACTACAGGGCATGGGCGGAAAGCACCCGGCACAAGTTTGATGATACATGGCTTGAACAACAACCACTTGAAATGGTTTTAGGAAAAG AGAAAAAAGAGATGACTGGCTTGGCTATTGGGGTGTCCAGCATGAAGGCTGGTGAACATGCACTGTTACATGTGGGCTGGGAATTGGGTTATGGAAAAGAAGGAAGCTTTTCTTTCCCAAATGTGCCTCCCATGGCAGACTTAGTATATGAGGTTGTGCTCATTGGCTTTGATGAAACCAAAGAA GGGAAAGCTCGTGGTGACATGACTGTCGAAGAAAGGATTGGTGCAGCAGACCGAAGAAAGATGGATGGAAATGCCTTATTTAAGGAGGAAAAACTGGAAGAGGCCATGCAACAGTATGAAATG GCCATAGCTTATATGGGCGACGACTTCATGTTCCAGTTGTTTGGGAAGTACCGGGATATGGCTTTGGCTGTTAAGAATCCATGCCATCTTAACATGGCAGCATGTCTATTAAAGCTCAAACGTTATGAAGAAGCCATCGGGCAATGCAGCCTT CTAATTCGACTTCACCATATTGAGTTGTCCAGAAAATGA